GCGTGcgaattatttatttgaatatataatAGATAACTCTTATAATTGTTTTTAAAAAAGGGTTTTAAAGTATACCACATCATAacttattatttatattgatattttttttagagagattTATATTGACTATTAATGATAGTTCTTTTTAGCACTTTAAAGTGGCACACAGTTACACATTTTATTTGTTAGTTCAAACTCCGAAATTCAATAATCATTATATTGtattatatataagaaattatgACTATAATCATCAAATTTATAAAGTAGATAAGTCaaacaaagtaaaaaaaataaatgtcgTATCAGATGCAGGGATTTTTTTTATGCCAGATAACATGGAAAAATTAGATTCGAAAATTAAAAGTTTTGTGGTAAAAAAAAAGTTGGGAAAAGGTGATTCCCATTTCCTACGCTGTAATATTTCCATATATTACCAAACAAGGAATTTTGCTTCAAAATAAAAGACGTAACTACTTAGAAAAGAAACCGaattttgtgtatatatacaaaaaagaaaccaaaagataaaaaaataaaaaggaaggATAAcgaaatattttctttttggaaaaaaaaaagatttaagaAAGAAagatatttttcatattggaaAATGGAATTGCTGTAAGGATTGTGACTTATAAAACAATGaatgaaaagaagaaagaaaaagaattattCTCCCTCATCTATAAGAGGACCAACGAATTTTGTGCATTCGCTTTCACATAAACTTATGTTTTTCTATTTGGTAAATGATacccaaaattttcaattactTTTTAGTATTTCCACCatcattacaaaaaaaaaaattatttgaggCTTGGTAGTTATTACacgtgtcataaaaattagtgtcATTTGATGATGTAGTTAATCACTAATAGTTATATTTTCAAACgccactaatttttatgacatgaaTATTAGTTACCAAATCTCATATATCACTaataaaaactttttttttgaagtgTGCATATTTGAAGGAAATTGAAAGAATTAATATATTAACAAAGGGGATGTCAATGGCAGACGTTACAATTTAGGGGGAAATTAATGATATTGTTTTTATTCCATAAGATCTTTTTCTACAATATATATCATTCAATCAGGTGAAAAAATTATCAGTCCAATAATTTAGCTGAATGCTATGTGCAACGAATTAAGCAATACTATTACTTGCTCGATTCACTGATATGTACATGTGAAAAAACACCAATAATTATACGCTCATGCAGATTTATTTCTCTAAACTATTCtcttttcttctctctcttctctctaacATAATTTAAGTTGTCTTTCACAATATTATAAACACAATTAATCAGATAGCAACTGAGCTCCTCCTCCAAATCCCACATCACTATTGTTGCAAAGAAAGAATCCTATAATGACGTTtactttatataattaataagatgtatgattgaatatttttatttttaaatgtagAATTTATCCAATGTCACTTCTTTCAATGGTTTTaagtaataaaaataaccaAGGGTTTTAGAATATTCTAAAGTTTCAATTCATTTAAATAAACAATGAACtaatattactatttttatatattaaaattaatcttaaaAGATAAACGCCACTAATTCTATAGGCTCTAAATAGTACTTTTAGACTTATAGTAACTCCATGAACAACCGCCATATTCTTTCGCCCTACTTATAATGACATAATATAAACGAGCAAAAAGATTAAGAATATGatgttaagagtgtaaagtgagTATGGatcacttattttatgtgtgtagatTGGATAGAAActatatactattatttttagaaagtgtTATTATAAATTagacaaattaaaaagaaaagtgtgtCATTATAATCAGGATGATTGAAGTATAATATTATTTCCTCGATCTTGCTTATAACATCTCAAAGAAATTAAACACGTAAATTAATGAAATGTAGATAAAGTAAATAAGGAGAGATACAGACAATATAGTGAAGAAGTAAATGAAAGAGAGATAGATAGGGTAGTGGAAAAAAGTAAATTaagataaagtaaataaaaagaGAGATAGTGAGAgcagtgaaaaaaataaatgaagataAATTAAATGAGAAGATACACATAAAGAGTAAATAAagtaggagtatttttttttttaaattggaaCTATTATAAATAGACATTCCGAAAAGGAAATTGAGGCATTATAAATACAATGAAAAGAGTAAtaattagataaataaataaatatgaggGACAAAAAGCCGGTTCGTGTTAATCGATTCCACTCGCCATTTCATCTTTTACCAAAGCAGCAATAAAATGGaataatttttccttttttttccaaattctaCATCTTTAAAAATATTCTAatctaaaaattaaagaaaagaggGGGGAACATATCCAATTCTACCAAAGAGGGGGGACCAAGATGAAAACCACCAAAAACGCCTCCAATATCTTCCTCCTTAATAATCTTTACACCCCTATATTTCCCACTAATTtcaaatccccccccccccaaaaaaaagagaaaatctACATAAAGAGCTCCGACTGCAGAATCGCATAGTAGTTGGCCGCCACGTCATCAAATTCCCAGAGCCCATTATCGAAGAAATTAAACGAAATATTCTCATCAGATTTAATTAATCCGATATTAATAGTATCATTATTCAAATTCTCCTCAGACGAGTAATTCGGAATCCCGAGCTCGTCGTCGGAAGCTTCGAGAAGGTGCCTCATCACCGACTTCGCGCCGCCGTCGTCTTCCTCGGCAGCCTCCGGCTGCGGCGGCGGGGAATCGAAttctgcggcggcggcggcggcggcggcggcggaggaggagagCTCTTGCTCTAGGGTGGTGAATATGGCGGAGAGGTCCTGATTTTGTTCTAGGGTTTCTTCGTCGTCgtcgaggagagagagaatggtgGTGTAGGGTTTGTGGCGCTTCGAATTCGATGAATCTTCGAGGCCGGGGGTCTCTTGTCGGAGGCGTTTGGTTGGGGTTTCCGCCAtcggagagagatgagagagagagagagagatgaggagaGAGAAGGGGGTTTGAAAGGTTTATATAGACAAATGGAGTCGCGGTCAAATGAGTGAAGTGTGTAAATGTGTAgatatgaataattaattagctCTTCTCTCAGCTttttggtgtgtgtgtgtgtgtgagagagagagagagagagagagagagagagagaaattaatgcAAATGGAAAAAATTGGAGTGGTTTTGTAGTGGCTATCTTTTTTTAGTCGGCAGGTCCAAGCAGGCCTCGTGAGTCTCACTATataattgtttatttggcaAAATCAACATAAATTTACacagattaaaaaataaatttattttttgaaaaacatactccctccgtcaaccaaaaatatgtcacaatttcctttttcatccgcccacaaaaaatatgccacttccatttttagtagtagggtccacaccattccactcacatttaaagtgggacccttactccactactaacttcactcacattttattaaaactcgtgccgaaagtaaagtggcatatttttggtggacggaaggagtaatttatattcaatttttatttatttattctctatatatcattttttacaaatattaaataaaatcgtTTTAGTAAAAGAATGTCCTAATGCAATTCTAATTATGCAACTGGACTAAAGTTTTAGATGATTGGTTTTGTGGAAGGGAGGGAGTTTATAGTATAACCTGTATATCACTAAgtgatactctctccgtcccactgtaagtgagacctttttttttgtacgaaaattaagaaatatttattttgtgtggaggtgaaaaagtgtttaaaagaaaaaaaaattacccaaaaagaaaagaatttcaCTTACAGTGGGAAGTCTAAAATAGAAAGGGTCTCAAATACAGTAGGACGGAAGGAGTAgtatattgttattattgtgtgtgtgttaatATGGTGATAACGTGGTTAATATTTAAtgtcaaaaaatttaaatttgagattTGATCAGTTTATTGTCATGTGGGCTGCTAAAATATTTGTTTCTTCTACCGAAAAAATTGTCTATATCATCGTCTTTATTTGCGATGAGCTGGCTAAAGTCCATACTTGTAAAtcatttgtaaattatatatatttacaacaatgGTACAAACAATTGCTCCATATGTTTCAGTCGACTTGACttatttcttttcgacacaattatttataaaagtataattGTGTATGAGTTCATATTTATTGTAAAATGATTACTGAAAGAGAAAATAGATTAAATTAAGTGGGACAACTCGAAGAAAAACACTTGTCAAATTAAATAGaacgaataaaatataatattaaaaaatattgagatAGTCCTCGCTGATCATCTAATGATGAACTGAGTATTCTCGAGTcgaaaaattttaaatttgtatcCCTCCAACGCCTCCATAGATATGACCATATCATATctaatttttcaaatattatttaCCAGTCTTGCCTTATTTGAAGGTTACTACACTGAAATGAGTATGAGTATGTCACATCGAATTTTCCAAGGAGCCGTTTGATTTGGGTGATaaggcatgattgataaaacaATTCACCTTAATTAACTGTTTCGTTTGCATGATTGAGTCCGTGATTGATAACGTGTCCCGTATCTAGTCGCCCAAATGAGTGATTCTTTATCACCCCAAAGTTTGgtggattatttaatcacccatCCAATCCTATCAATTTTATCTATCACATTCACCAAACCAAATATCTCCTAAATATCCATCGCATATAATTCTTGAATtactaaagaaaaaatatagtaaattttATCTGCCATGAACACAATGATCAATCGGCTTCATGAATAGAATGGATGAGTAGTACTGTTGGGTTATAAATGAATGGCTATGATGAGTTGATAAGAGAGACTAGTTTCCATCAACAGTTAGTACCACAcaccattttttttcaaattattattattattatcattgttatttttagaattattattatcattgttGCTTTCTTCTATTTGAGGCAAAATGGAAAATTGAAAACAAGGGATAAAATAATCCTGTGGGTCTATTTATCGTATTTTTCCTTCACGTCTATCTAGTTTTGTCTCATTCAACATGTGACCCCTCATACCTTTTGTTTTCTTCTATCTATAAATTACGTCCTTACATATGTTAATACACTCCCTCGGTATTCTCCAAATATAACTATTACAAATCAATGAATCATAgtaaaatgtgaaaaaaaaaaagaagaagaagtaataattaagtaattttaatataatttttaagattGAGatgcaaaatgaaaatttatcgAAAATTCTACTCCCTCTGTCATCTATATATGTGTTTGTTTCCTTTTTCGaatgtcccatttatatagacTTATGTCTTTAAAACGTAATACTCTTTTTgttttactcatttactattatattcatatttaattctttaatttactcaaACTTTAATCCATCTttaatacacgaactttgaaaaaaaattgtaattttaaccttaattttcaattaagctaaaaaatacttgaatttactccctccgtcccataataagtggccacattcttttcggcacggagattaagaaattgagtgttatatgttttaatagagtgtggcctataattgttgaccaaattagtgagtaattgttgacttaattaaagtaattttggcatttgtAGAAAGTGGCCTataattgttgaccaaattagtgagtaattgttgacttaattaaagtaaacttttgccatttttagaaagcatccacttatagtgggacagacgaaaaaggaaatgtggccacttattatgggacggagggagtatattttagttGCAATTTTCGCCCGAGTTTGACTTTCAGCGAAATCATAGCTTAGTTGGTAGTCGAAAGTTCAACTAATGTTGGTCTAACTTCTGATGATTATGAGTATTTAAAAGCTCGGAGGTCTAAGAAtgcaaaaaataatatatttgacttaatgcCAACTAATAAGCCTAATTTATCAAAAGTCAAATTTAGGtaaaaattgcaataaaaatataaattcgtgtattttttggtcataaatttacttatatattttcattttcaattatttttcttaatatttgTGTAAATTTCAATAAGCTTAGGACAGAGTGAGTATAATCTATTTGCAAGTAACTTAAATATTAAGTTTAGACACTTCTGAAAATATGATTAAACATTGGGATAGTACATGAAggttgaattcaaattttattatttttgcttTTTAGTTATTAGGTATAGCTGCTAGAATGATCTTAGTCAAATCAATTTTATAATCTCAAGTACTAGGCATTTTCACTATAGTATAGTTTTATTGATTAATGACATTGACAACATTATTACATGACAATTTTTGTGTTCACGATTGTAAACATGCCATGTGTCTTACTCAATATCGGCAGaagatttatttgtttatttaaatcTCAGATATAATTAATCCCTCacttttgtttaatttcttaaaaCATATTTTACGACAATTGCAGTTCAACGATTCTGAAAATAATCGCTTCCTTTGAAATCTTatcatatttgaatttaattttattctacAAAGCAAGAGCCTCCATTtctgatattttattttaatagtaatatttatttcgTCGTCTtgtaattattttgttataatgtcaaataaattgaaaaggtgATTTTTGAGGGATGGTATAAGGGCGGGTTCAAcacaattataaatttacaatttgtgtaaaataattcaaaacaaataaatactcctaaaataaaaagttatctTCTCTGCATGTGCATGTGTCTACCATTAAAAAATGTGGCAATATCTCCTCCTCTTCTTCTACTTCTCGAATATTTGCTATCCtctcaatatttataaataaaaaaattctagaAGATAAAGACTGCTacttatattataaattttacttGTCTTCGTTAATTAGATTAAAATGTAGTAGAAGTATTTTGAATTGAATGTACGTGGTGGTTTTGACATCGTTAATTATTATTCCATTCGTCCCCTTAAAATGATCCACTTTTTTCCgatacaaaaattaagaaaaatgtgtaAATTGGATAAAATCGATACAGtctataaattttcaaaaattaaatattattttttataaaaaaataagttattttaatGATAATacgattcaaaataaaaaattaattatttttagtggCACAAAACTAGGTATGTTGCAACTTGCAATCAAGAGTATGCGACTccaattatattataataaaattttaaaattaattaataaagatTAGTAGATAATAAAACCGACAGAGCAGACAACACTCATAATATGGACAGAACAGCACtatggtttttattttattaatttgctAATCCCAGATTACGTGGATACCAAAATTCCTAATTAATTGgctatttttttgtttcttggTATTTAACCCATGCACTTTGGAGATGTAATTTTGACCACCTCGATAAAATTTCCAATGTCAAACCCgcaaaataagatttaattaaatacTGCTTAATTAACATTTAATGTTCTCTAGTAAAATTTTAAACTATGtacacaaattatttttttattggaaATAATATACACTTTCATTTGGCCAAGGGATGCATCttaattaaattcttaattTCTGTCAATGTGATCTCTAAAACCGGATCCGAAAtctacaataataattataattaaatgatgGGTAAATCTATTTGGATCAATCAAATTGAACCGAATCAATGAAGGTAAAATAGCcacttttttaaaaattaaaatgtgtTTACTTTAAATATCCCGAATAAAagtttaggattttaaaataataaatttaaaataaatcaattatCTCCTTTTCAAtgtggtgtgtgtgtgtatatataattaagttaaaaatttgaataatactactatattataattttatttaaatgatataattaacatatttataaaatggaattaaaaattatagtactatattttaattaaaataaattaccaattttttaaatccACATATTCACttattgatgatttttaaacaaatttaataatgattcaaaattattgaaatataaacaaacatttATGGAATTCACACCATAAATCGatcaaaattcttttttttttaagcagGAAAAAGCAAGATAGTATAAAAAACAGGTACAAGTAGGGCtataaacgagccgagccgagccaaatactagcaggctcgagctcggctcgtttaaatattcgggtgttcgagctcggctcgagctcgattcgagcttttatcttgatgatcgagctcggctcggcatccacttactaagctcgggctcggttcgagttcggctcgggtgatgctcgataatatcgaattcgagcttgagctcgagctcggctcgttagatgttcgtatatatggtgttcaagctcgaatttgttataaatttaagaaaatcttcttaattaatatgttacacgagttcgagttcgactcatttaaggctcgtgtactaactcgattgaaggctcgactgaaggttcgtgaacaagctcgcgaacatgttcgcgaacaatcgaattcgaacatgttcgcaagctcaacgagccgagcactgtcaggttcgagttcggctcgataaaaatttcgagctcgaaattgggctcgagctcggctcgtttattatcgaatcgagctccgaacgagcttttttcgaggcgaatctcgaatagcttgcgagtagctctgttcatttacagccctaggTACAAGAGGTACCAAAAATCATGTACAAAGAAAGCAAGAAAGCTCAGTTGAGCACCACTCAGAAAAAGATGATTCCCAAGCAAAAATCTCAAAAATcttgttccaactccacattCTAGTCTTAATATCCATGATCCACGTCTTTTCTTCGAATCTGCTTTCATTCCTTCGCCTCCACAAAATCCATATTGTGCAAATCCAAAGAGCTTTCAAAAACTGTCGGCTCTTCTTTCCTCTTCCCAAAGAAGTAAACAAGGTAAAGTGTTCGATAATACCTTGCGAGCGG
The genomic region above belongs to Salvia miltiorrhiza cultivar Shanhuang (shh) chromosome 5, IMPLAD_Smil_shh, whole genome shotgun sequence and contains:
- the LOC131025222 gene encoding uncharacterized protein LOC131025222, translated to MAETPTKRLRQETPGLEDSSNSKRHKPYTTILSLLDDDEETLEQNQDLSAIFTTLEQELSSSAAAAAAAAAEFDSPPPQPEAAEEDDGGAKSVMRHLLEASDDELGIPNYSSEENLNNDTINIGLIKSDENISFNFFDNGLWEFDDVAANYYAILQSELFM